The following coding sequences lie in one Betaproteobacteria bacterium genomic window:
- a CDS encoding acyltransferase, protein MNSAAHGHDYLMREAASASRADQFNEGLTGIRALAALMVLFFHVFAFAGPRALSFNIGGAQFTYHWLITCSWMGANVFFVLSGFLLAIPFVRHIEGQGARVNVGAYLLRRIKRVVPAYWLQIVVLSIVLYNVSALPAWHVIAAHFVFLQNLRQDYASALNGVYWTLPTEFGYYLLLPLFAACSGLFFARKRAAWLILSMALIATAIAYRSLMYASVADAPVGTKFFVLLQLPGLIDHFGIGMLLSWVYVRLPSTLTPRISDGLVLIGISGIVVMMALVDHFYLDYWNGHPLLFFGYTITATFIGALVLGTAMAGQLSKALFANGPMLYVGIISYSLYLWHIPIIRWTITILDQVGVGGDRLWWLVGICIPASFGVATISYYLVERPFMARKTSSASIRGA, encoded by the coding sequence GTGAACTCGGCGGCACACGGACACGACTATCTGATGCGTGAGGCGGCGTCCGCGAGCCGCGCGGACCAGTTCAATGAGGGCCTGACAGGCATCCGTGCGTTGGCGGCACTGATGGTTCTTTTCTTTCACGTTTTCGCATTCGCCGGACCGCGAGCGCTGTCGTTCAATATCGGCGGCGCTCAATTTACGTACCACTGGCTGATTACATGCAGTTGGATGGGCGCGAATGTGTTCTTTGTATTGTCGGGATTCCTGCTGGCGATCCCATTCGTTCGGCACATCGAAGGCCAAGGCGCCCGCGTAAACGTCGGCGCCTATCTGCTGAGGCGCATCAAGCGGGTAGTGCCGGCCTATTGGCTGCAGATTGTGGTTCTTTCAATCGTGCTTTATAACGTGTCGGCGTTGCCGGCATGGCATGTGATCGCCGCCCATTTTGTCTTTCTGCAAAACCTTCGTCAGGACTACGCGTCGGCCCTCAATGGCGTTTACTGGACCTTGCCAACCGAATTCGGCTACTACCTGCTGCTGCCGCTGTTCGCGGCATGTTCCGGCCTGTTTTTCGCCCGAAAACGCGCGGCGTGGCTGATACTTTCCATGGCCCTCATTGCCACGGCGATCGCGTACCGGAGCTTGATGTACGCCAGTGTCGCCGACGCGCCGGTAGGCACCAAGTTTTTCGTACTCCTGCAGCTTCCAGGGCTGATTGATCACTTTGGAATCGGCATGTTGTTGTCATGGGTTTATGTACGTCTTCCGTCCACTCTTACACCAAGGATTTCGGATGGGTTAGTACTCATCGGCATTTCGGGAATCGTTGTCATGATGGCGCTGGTAGACCACTTCTACCTCGACTACTGGAATGGCCACCCGCTGCTCTTCTTTGGCTACACCATCACCGCGACGTTCATTGGCGCACTGGTACTCGGTACGGCGATGGCGGGCCAGCTTTCAAAAGCGCTATTTGCCAATGGGCCGATGCTATACGTCGGCATCATCAGCTACAGCCTCTATCTTTGGCACATACCGATCATTCGCTGGACGATAACGATTCTGGACCAAGTTGGAGTCGGGGGAGACCGCTTGTGGTGGCTGGTCGGTATCTGCATTCCAGCAAGCTTTGGGGTCGCGACAATTTCGTATTACCTGGTCGAGCGTCCGTTCATGGCACGCAAGACGTCTAGCGCGTCTATACGGGGCGCGTAG
- a CDS encoding fumarylacetoacetate hydrolase family protein, translating to MRLVTYQPIDTTDLKTGIQISKDEIIDIVAEARARDSSLAVGTMLDIIAGGEPVMGLLRAIEAAPKTAPILLNKALLKAPIPRTLKNVFCVGWNYLEHFEEGGKKLDDKRELPTWPVFFSKAPTAINGPYDAIPFDANVSTSLDWEVELGVIIGKAGKNIAEADAMSHIFGYTVINDVTWRDIQRRHGGQWDKGKSLDGTCPMGPCIVTADSIDPTNLNLECRVSGVVKQKSNTKHLYFKIPRLIHDLSLGQTLEAGDVISTGTPEGVGFARTPPEFMKDGDLLETEVEGIGVMRNPIGVE from the coding sequence ATGCGCCTCGTCACCTACCAACCAATTGACACCACCGACCTCAAAACCGGCATCCAGATCAGCAAGGATGAAATCATCGACATCGTCGCCGAGGCCCGCGCGCGCGATTCCTCGCTGGCGGTCGGCACCATGCTCGACATCATTGCCGGCGGCGAACCCGTGATGGGCCTGCTGCGCGCCATTGAGGCCGCGCCGAAAACGGCCCCCATCCTGCTCAATAAGGCGCTACTGAAGGCGCCGATTCCGCGCACGTTAAAAAACGTTTTTTGCGTCGGCTGGAATTACCTCGAACATTTTGAAGAAGGCGGCAAGAAGCTCGATGACAAGCGTGAACTGCCAACGTGGCCGGTGTTCTTTTCCAAGGCACCGACCGCCATCAACGGCCCCTATGACGCAATCCCGTTCGATGCCAACGTTTCGACGTCGCTCGACTGGGAAGTGGAACTCGGCGTCATCATCGGGAAAGCCGGCAAGAACATTGCCGAGGCCGATGCCATGAGTCACATCTTCGGCTACACCGTTATCAACGACGTCACCTGGCGCGATATCCAGCGGCGTCACGGCGGGCAATGGGACAAGGGCAAGTCGCTCGACGGCACCTGCCCGATGGGACCCTGCATCGTCACAGCGGATTCGATCGATCCGACCAATCTCAATCTCGAATGCCGCGTCTCTGGCGTGGTGAAACAGAAATCAAATACGAAACACCTCTACTTCAAGATTCCGCGATTGATACATGATCTCTCGCTCGGCCAGACGCTGGAAGCCGGTGACGTGATTTCGACCGGTACGCCGGAAGGTGTCGGCTTCGCACGCACGCCGCCGGAATTCATGAAGGATGGCGATTTGCTGGAGACCGAGGTGGAAGGGATTGGCGTGATGCGCAATCCAATTGGTGTCGAGTAG
- a CDS encoding enoyl-CoA hydratase/isomerase family protein translates to MIEHANGELLVDIRNHIAHLTLNRPKALNALTHGMIQSMTELLDGWATDDNIKAIIVRGAGEKAFCAGGDIRSLYDTARRADGSELDFFREEYELDFTIHRYLIRTGKPYIAWLDGIVMGGGMGISMGGVLRIVGGRTRMAMPETVIGMFPDVGGSYFLSRCPGAIGLYLGLTGQVIKAADALYTGLATHHIASESAFEFDYALDSLVDWSAGPIVAMRDIVQKFARAPIEAGTLPGLSSTIEKHFAGKPDVAAIVTSLESETDANRLEWASATAAALAKKSPTLLEVTKQQIERAARMNLAECFRMELNLVTATFEHGDIAEGIRALMIDKDQSPAWKPPKLADVSPASVNEFFRSRWDNDSHPLKHLQIVQPT, encoded by the coding sequence ATGATCGAACACGCCAACGGCGAACTCCTCGTCGATATCCGCAATCACATTGCCCATCTCACGCTGAACCGGCCGAAAGCGCTCAACGCTCTCACGCACGGCATGATCCAGTCGATGACAGAACTCCTCGACGGCTGGGCCACCGACGACAATATCAAAGCCATCATCGTGCGTGGCGCGGGTGAGAAGGCGTTCTGTGCGGGTGGCGATATTCGTTCGCTTTACGACACCGCCAGGCGCGCCGACGGTAGCGAGCTGGATTTTTTTCGCGAAGAATATGAACTCGATTTCACCATCCACCGCTACCTCATCCGGACCGGCAAACCATACATCGCCTGGCTCGATGGCATCGTCATGGGCGGCGGCATGGGCATCTCGATGGGTGGCGTGCTACGGATTGTCGGCGGACGCACCAGGATGGCGATGCCCGAAACGGTGATCGGAATGTTTCCCGATGTCGGCGGCAGCTATTTCCTGTCGCGCTGCCCCGGTGCGATCGGCTTGTACCTTGGCCTGACGGGACAAGTGATCAAAGCCGCCGATGCGCTCTACACCGGGCTGGCCACGCATCACATCGCTTCGGAGTCGGCGTTTGAATTCGATTACGCACTCGATAGTCTGGTCGACTGGAGCGCGGGGCCGATCGTCGCGATGCGCGACATCGTACAGAAATTTGCCCGCGCGCCGATCGAGGCAGGCACCCTGCCCGGCCTGAGCAGCACGATCGAGAAGCACTTTGCCGGCAAACCAGATGTTGCGGCCATCGTCACCTCGCTGGAAAGCGAAACCGACGCCAACCGGCTTGAGTGGGCGAGCGCCACGGCGGCTGCACTCGCAAAGAAGTCGCCCACCCTGCTCGAAGTCACCAAACAGCAAATCGAACGCGCGGCAAGAATGAATCTGGCGGAGTGCTTCCGCATGGAACTGAATCTGGTCACGGCCACGTTCGAGCACGGTGACATCGCCGAAGGTATCCGCGCGCTGATGATCGACAAGGACCAGTCGCCCGCGTGGAAACCGCCGAAGCTGGCCGATGTCTCTCCCGCCAGTGTCAATGAATTTTTCCGGTCGCGGTGGGACAATGATTCCCATCCACTGAAACACTTGCAGATCGTCCAGCCAACATAA